The Daucus carota subsp. sativus chromosome 2, DH1 v3.0, whole genome shotgun sequence genome includes a window with the following:
- the LOC108208344 gene encoding probable lipid phosphate phosphatase beta has protein sequence MAPQSQPLLNRLTTLDNRFSLTLYSLFHPILPHSLLKLLEFSGDGRLFFPLVLSTLALIAPSHPLYPLLGSLLIGSLLDLLIIGLIKHIVRRPRPSYNENMSLVFSVDHWSFPSGHSSRVCFIAGLVWLSDVGIGDFLGDVEGWRFGVCVWAGVTSVSRVLLGRHYVFDVVVGASIGVFNAVVVFYYLNYENLASIWADQ, from the exons ATGGCCCCACAATCCCAACCGCTTCTCAACCGCCTAACAACCTTAGATAACCGCTTCTCCCTCACTCTCTACTCTCTATTCCACCCAATTCTCCCTCACTCCCTCCTCAAACTTCTCGAATTTTCCGGCGATGGCCGCCTATTCTTCCCCCTTGTTCTCTCCACTCTCGCCCTCATTGCCCCCTCCCACCCCCTCTACCCTCTCCTCGGTAGCCTCCTCATCGGATCGCTTCTCGATCTCCTCATAATTGGCCTGATCAAGCACATTGTGAGGCGGCCGAGGCCGTCTTACAATGAGAATATGTCTCTGGTGTTCAGTGTTGATCATTGGTCTTTTCCGAGTGGACATAGCTCACGTGTTTGTTTTATTGCCGGGCTGGTCTGGCTGTCGGATGTGGGAATTGGGGATTTTTTGGGGGATGTTGAGGGTTGGAGGTTTGGTGTTTGTGTTTGGGCGGGTGTTACGTCGGTTTCCAGGGTGTTGCTTGGGCGGCATTATGTGTTTGATGTGGTTGTTGGGGCCTCTATAGGGGTTTTTAACGCGGTGGTTGTGTTTTATTATCTCAATTATGAGAATTTGGCTTCGATTTGGGCTGATCAGTG A